The Thamnophis elegans isolate rThaEle1 chromosome Z, rThaEle1.pri, whole genome shotgun sequence DNA window TAActtcaagaccgcctactgccacatacctcccagcggccagtaagatcccatagattgggcctccttcggatgccgtcagccagacagtgttggctggcggacccccggaggagagccttctctgtggttgctctgactttttggaatcagctacccccagagatccggaccttacccattctcatggccttcaggaaagctgtaaaaacctggcttttccggcaggcctggggctgctgacctcACTGTtcaggtccagccccgattagaatgaatgcatgtggttttgtgtttttaaactgtcttttttcttgtttttttctttctcttttttttctttatatatactttatttgtatgccgcccttttccctggggggactcagggcggctcacaattgaagggaggggaaagacagaCTTCTTTTGTAAACCGCCTGGAGtctttcgggattgggcggcatataaattttgataataaaataataaatgataataaaatgcaagccattgccccagctcaggtCCACTGTGAATGTGcgcgtgcctcctgccagccagcttatttttgggtctctgccatgcatgcatgggggagggagcatgcgggagatgcacatgcatgcacagcaggtGGGAGGTAATGCATATATGTGCGGGGGTGGGAGAGAGCATGGGAGAACAGAGCgacctgtttttgctcccaggaggctgaagGGAGGTCTATTACACCCAAAATGGGACGGGGGTGTCGGTGCTTGCACAGGGTGAATGCCGGGGTCACATGAATGGGCGGAGGCGCGGGGGTTataatgcacacattgcattatgggtgcgtgcatgtgtgggggctACATATGCGCTTTCtgcatgcaatgacaaaaaggttggccatcactggtatagggtctcctgcttgagcaagggcctggactggaagatctccaaggtggcttccaattctattattctgatatATCAAAATGGTGGTTCTGACCCAGAAATCCCAAGCCCCTTTTCTGCATGCACTGGGCAATGTGATGCGTAATAAAAGGTCAGAGCTTCCATAGCAGGGTCACAATTGCCTTCTTGACACAGCTGCCCCTGCTGAGTAGGAACTCTGACTGGGCAATTATCCACATGACCTGGGGAATATGCATGATTGGATTTATAAAAATCCatcaaaaacaggaaaaaaaatggagcaaATAAAAGGCTAGCAAAAAAGTTATACGGGAATTGGTGATCTAAAGCTTTAATTTTGTTCTCATAATGGATTGTATATATGATGAACTGAAATGTAAACCACCTAGTCACACAAGGCTGAATGGATTAGTCAGTAAATGTGTGCTTCTTGGCAGAACAGGTATTggaaatgagaaacaaaggtAGAAGCATTTTAAGATCCACAAAAGAtaagagaaagataaagagaaataaacatttaaaaaacaacagacATCTCTGCCAATAGAAATATGCATCTGCCCACATTATATAGGAGAGAGCTAAGGGTATGCCATGACCATAAAGATAAGTGGAATGCAATAGGAATGGGAGCATGTGTGCTTCAACATAAGAGAATCAAGACTGAGTAGAGGCTGAATGCAAAAACAGTATGAAAAAAGCACATTAATTAGAATCAcaaagaatgaatgagaatgatTGCAAAACTAATACCCAAAGGAAaagtgaatggggggggggaacactatGCTTAGATAAAGCCAAtgaattccttaaaaaaaaatctaaatctaaagaaaaaaaatactgtattaaaTGATGTATGAACAAAGAGTAactaaaaagaaataaagcaaacGTTGTGTCTCATTTCTTAACTCTTTTTTTCACCAGAAACTTTGAAGCTAGCTTTTAAAATGAACTTTCATTTACAACAGAATTAAGAGCTGTATATATGCCTGGAAGACACAAATCACCATCCTTGGCTATTAACAAAGGATCACAAGCCAACCCTTTAatggttttaaaataattttgaactTAGCATTTTGTTTGTTCCCACATCACAATTAAACTTGACAGTACAAAAATGTAAGATAGGATTAGAATCCTTGGTCCACCTAGAGGTAACACAAATTTGAAACTCAAATGCATGTTAGTAATAACTGATTGCTTTTCAATTTAGTTGGAAACAGTAGAGGGTTTGCAACATGTGAAAGTATAGCTAACTAACTTccttttgtttattaaattatgGATTAAGGTGTAGCTGGGGCCAGAGTATGGATGTACTTCAGATTGGTTACCAAAATGCTTTGAAAGTGTAGTAATATGTAGTGaagcttttttttataaaaaaattaactcATGACTAGGCTAGTATTATCAAGAAGAATTTCAGAATTAAAAGAAGGGTAGtgaaaaatcaatagaaaatAATTGTCTGAAAACAAAATTGGGAGATTACTATATAGCAAGAAGATATTCTCACCATCTCTCTGCCTTCTGCCCACTTTTTGTTGTTGAGAGAGTATTTTGACCCATCAACGTTCAATGCAAGAATGATTAAATAGAGCTGCAGATGTTTTAAGACACTGACAATGGAAAAGTGCAAGATTTTGAGTGGAATAATTAAATGATGTTGGGTGGGTATACTAAACTTGGAGGGGGTATTTTATTGTTTCTGGGCATCAGCTACTACTGGCAGCTAATTTGAAACTGaactgttcatttaaaaaaatatcagaaatagTTGCATTTCAGGAACTCCATAGAGGTAGGACCAAATGTGAAAGTTTTTGTGTACTTGTTATAAAATCTTTTCCTACATTTCAGTAGCAGATATTGGCAGCACAAAATATTCATGCCACAACATGGCAGCATTTTAGGAGAATGGAGATAGTTTAGCCACAAAAAAGGCTTAAATATATGAGAGTGTTATAAAACTGTGAAACCAGTGCAGCCTCATCCAGAGGCTTTCTTTTAATACATGAGTTGGCCAGCAACATAATTAAATAATGCATGTAAGAGACAAAGACCATCAAAGCAAAGTCTATCAGAGCCATGAGCAGAGTTATACTTCCAAGTAATTTCTGAACTACATTATGATTGATCCTTGGCTCTTTATTGGGCAATTATATTTACCAGAGAAGAATATTCAAATTAGCCTAGAAAGAGAAAGGCGAATTTATGAAATCATTCTAGATTAACTAGCAATCACTGCTACTTCATAAAACTGAAATATGATGTAAACAAACTACCATCATTCTGTTTCTGGTTGGAAATGGTTTAAATCTGCCTTGAATGATAAATACCATCAGTGGAGAAACATAATCCATTTGGTTCCCAGTTCCAGCAAGCAAGATAGAGATACCGTAACTTTGAAACTAATGAAATTGCATTTGCTATAGGTTTTTTACACTATTGGAaacagtgaaaaataaataaagacaaaaggtggtttttttaaaaattttattaaatgcttATGTTGCCCATCTCACCAGTACAGTGATTCTCGGCAGCTTACAAAtagtaaaaagataaatataaaaaacatttttttttaaagttatataaaaaaatcTAGAACCCAGGAGTTGGATGGCACAGGAGTAAGATCTTCTCAGCTCATTAACCATCTCCAGTATTCTCCTTCAGGGCTTCAAGGCAAACCCAGGTTTTAATACCGCCTAGAAGGCCAAAAGGCATAGGCAAATTGGGGCAAGGCAGCTCCTCAGATATGACAGGAATATATGCCTGATCTCTCATATTTTGGATAACTGCTAGATATATGTGGTTATAACTTTTAGATAAATGGACTGGATAACATGGATTTGAAACCTGAGATCATCAGGTTTTTATTCATCAAACCTGAATTATAAGCAGTAATTCAGGACAGAATAATCAGTAACAGCAGGTATTTTTTGAGGTTATATTATTCTATAGATTTATGTGAATACAACAATATTTGTGCTAATTTTTATGGTAATGCAAGTCAAAGTTTACTATGACAGACCACATCTGTCAGAAAGCTTGGCTCAGATTTCAGTGACAATGACTATTGTCACTGAATGGCTCATCTGAGACAAAGCTCATGGGAGTGCCAATTACAGGTGGCAATAAAGAGCTTTTTGAAACACAGTGCCAATGATGAGGTGTTTGTTAAACATGATAGCAACTGAGCTTGCTTGGATGATTGTCCCATCATCCACATACACTTGATTGATTTGGGGTTTGTCAGAAAGGATATCTTTGACCTGAAGGACCTGGAAGAAATCAAACAGAAATCAATTAGCCAGATTCTTGCATAAACCTTTGGCTAATAAGAATCCTGCTAGAACTTACCACTCTGCTATGCatcctgtttaaaaaaataataattaagaaacACCAGAAGACTAAATAAAACAGATGCTCTAGAATGaattacaaaaataataacataGTTTTAAAACATTTCAGTTATGATCCCTTACTTCATTGTAAAAAGAGGTTCTCATGTTTCTCATCCATGTTTCATGATGAAGAGGtaatcctcaacatatgacctgAACAGAGCCTGtagttttggttgtaagtcatgacGGTCATATGGCTCTATggtttttataatatatttttttgcgGTGCTTGTTAAACAAATGTGgccatcattaagcaaacccattactTAATGGACATTTTTTGCTAGAAACTGAAAGTAATagttggtttctggcaaaaatgttGCAAACACTGCTTTGAGTTCGTGAATTCTGGTAATGTCCGATACATGGAATAAGATACCTGCTAGACTGGTTGAATGTAACTCTTCTGAAATTTTTCTTGTTCTATTTAAAGAAGCATTTTGATCTTGTTCAAATAGCCTGTAGGATTTTTTGTACCAATAATTGaaaccaaaatttatgttgccagaaagacatttgttaagtgagttttgccccattttacaacctttcttgccacaattgttaagtgaatcactgtagttgttaaaagttagtaacatggttattaagggaatctcctcattggctttgcttgtcagaaggtcacaaaaggtgaatgatcctgggacattgcaaacCGTCATAAACACGGGTCAGTTGctaactgtctgaattttgatcacgtgattatgctgcaatggttgtgtgaaaaatggtcacagttCACCTTTTTCAGTGACGTGCCTTTGAAGGGTCGTAAATGAGCTGTTGTatcttgaggactacccatattcaCTCTGGTTGAAAAATTATAGTGTACCTTGTAAAAATAATTCTTACTGACCTCTGAGCCAGGGGGATTctttggatcataagaaaggagTTTTGCAGCATTGGGATGACATCCTAACCAGAGGTCTCCAGTTGTACGGTCAACTGATATGTTATCAAGGATAGTCTCCAATTTCAGGACCTACAACGAACAAACAAAACCATTGTATGTCTCTTAGGTTAGAAAGAAAATACAAGACATTTGCTGCACAATTTTATCAATCCCCACCCCCACTTATTCTAAAAGCATCTTCCCATTGTTCTAGATACCATATGCAGTCAGGAAATATGTATCCTTCCTAATTGGCCCTGAATTATAACTCTTCTAGTCACAAAAGGCCCAATTCTGTTAGTGATCCTGAGTTACCAGTATTAATATCCCATAGACATTGGTCATAAACTTACCAAATGCCAATAGTATAAATTCACAGGATTATCAGAAGTTACATATTCAGAGAAATATATAATATGTCATAGAAGAGtgcttacattaaaaaaaaaattcaagatgtaACTTTTGTTTCACATATAAAGAATACCAGTCTTTGATTTGAACCAAAGAAAATTAAACTTACCTTCACAGGAGATAAATTCATATTAGACATTTTTTGAAAGACACGAATGCTATGATCCAAAATATCAGCAACGTAGATAAACCTTGAAATGAAATATTgttaattttacttattttatttgtaaattatTTGACCTTAATTCTATACCCCTGtcccaaaatgaaaaataatcaaTTAAAGAGAATCTGATAAAATGGCCAACTATAAAATCATTTGGTATAAATGAGTTGAAGGCTGGTGTGGTTGGGAGAAGACACTTTTCCACTGTGCCCCCCGCCCTGTGGAATAGCCTACTATTACGTTTTACGGTAGGAAAATTGTATTTCCATATTTCCAGTACATTCTAATCACATCTTTTAAAATGATTCCTAaaacaaattttatttcattattaccACTCTGATTTCTTTTAAGGAACTCTGTCCTAACTTGATCGTGTTGACTCAAGATTACAGGAGTTGTAATTCAATATATTTAGAAGGCTACAGGTTGCACTAGATTGGGGAAACCATCCAACTATATTGCTAGCTTTTTCCCACTTAAaacatcaatttaaaaaaagagattaatTTTGAGGAACAACATTTGTTGCCTGTTAACTAACCAAAACCACAATGGATAACATCACCTAGTCAACCTTTTTTGATAAAGTTAAGCAAtattgattagatttttttttaaaaaaaacaaaccttcaCAACTCAATTATATTATGTGTTCTCAAACTCAATGAGGAAAGCCCAATGTCATAGAGAATTAAATTAAGGAAGAActgagttatttaaaaaaaaaaacttacttccCATCTGGTGACATATTAATGCCGTTGGCACTGTAAAATCCTGATGCTACTTCTTTAACTTTCTTTGGGCTATAGTACACAACATTTGTCCAGGACAAACCCCAAAACATCTCCACATATACCGAAACAGTCTCTGAACGGAAGTAACGGTCATTGGTGGCATAGAAATTCTCAGGGCCCACAGCGAGAATATCGTTGACACTTaagacaaaaatgaaaaatataaaacataatgtTATAAAGTTGCAttagttactttttaaaatttcttatgAAATTTGCTCAATTGCACCGAAACTATTTTGTCGTCTAAACATAACCCAAGAACACAGATCTACTTGATAGGCTCTATCTGGCTTTGTggtttgcagaaaaaaaatatttaagagtaAATATTGTTACAAAAGGTAAGTACTCATAAAGGGTCCAAATGAATATATTCCCCAAAATCCTAAAGGTGAAATTGAGTGTAATAGTCTATGAAGAAAACATTATATTCTGATATAAATTGTCTCTTTGTCTGAGGATGATAGAATGTAACATGAAGGAGATGATTTAGCATGCCAACAGAAACTTCACAACACTGAGTAAGGCAGGCATGTTGTAAATATTTCCTCAGTAGTCTCAAATGTTAGATTCTCACTTCTGAATTAATACATTCAGTCCTGCCTGCCCTCCTCAGCACCATTTGGAAGTTTTGTAACACAACGTATTCCTAAGTAATTGTTTTCTACAATATGTAGTTTGCTTTAGGTTCACATTGTAGCAACTAATAAGGAATCAACCTTTACTTTATCTTACAATATTTATCGGTACTACAAacttttggggttgtttttttttttactttctatgCACACTGCTAAATGTACTAGCACTAACGTTTTATTGAACATATTATTTTCAcatcctttatcttttttttactttttattttattttattgacatttgtttgATTGCTGCGAGCTGTCATTATGCATGTATCTATTTCATATCAACTCATCATTTCATATTCCTTTCAATCCTTTTCCAGATactcccttttcccctttccaaTCACAACAcacacttaaaatattttttttcctaatatacCTTGATAGGAGCTCATTAGTGACAGTTCTTAAGTACAGCAAATATTTTTCTTcctcaaaaaattgaaatatctCCACTGCTGAGTTGCCTTCTGGATGATTAACCACAAAGAGATATATGCTGTCatctagaaaatatgaatatttgaGCAAAGTTAACACAATTCACAATCATAACATAAACATGTAGTTTTCCAAGTATTCAAGTAATAAGCTAAAGTAACTGTCAGTGTTTCACTCACCTAGTGAATCTATTAGTATGATGGatataatttcttcttttttcttcatgcTACTCTAAATCTCTTCTAACCCTTAGTAGAGGTGGAACTACAAACCACCAAAATGAAAAAGCCCCCTTAACGTTTTCCTGAAAAAAGGCATAACGTATTAGGAGGCATATCATAATTTCTGCTGGGTTGCTGGTTGTAGGGCATACGTCTAGGCTCCTATT harbors:
- the LOC116520753 gene encoding serum paraoxonase/arylesterase 2-like gives rise to the protein MGKMMLLLTVFIIFGALFVERLVVFRQKLFADRVVPLKRLPNCELIPGIDNGAEDIDILPNGLAFFSSGLKYPGLKTFEPHKGGHILLMNLMSESPRPVELKIEGGFDIDTFNPHGISLYTERNDSIYLFVVNHPEGNSAVEIFQFFEEEKYLLYLRTVTNELLSSVNDILAVGPENFYATNDRYFRSETVSVYVEMFWGLSWTNVVYYSPKKVKEVASGFYSANGINMSPDGKFIYVADILDHSIRVFQKMSNMNLSPVKVLKLETILDNISVDRTTGDLWLGCHPNAAKLLSYDPKNPPGSEVLQVKDILSDKPQINQVYVDDGTIIQASSVAIMFNKHLIIGTVFQKALYCHL